A stretch of the Halorussus salinus genome encodes the following:
- a CDS encoding type 2 lanthipeptide synthetase LanM family protein, with amino-acid sequence MRPTLLADCAARSRPLTATLDPTTDGSLPPEFDPDDLLATWRDIFDGDDEFRERLDLADESVESVESVREHLRDAGSGSGTPDSDDSIPAALRTAEEVADRAVELDAEAVRPLRERHADAPFVDLLGPLAAAVCESVSLDADHDPAAVESLEDWLFERLTTTFQHPLFILFKTHQQREYPDTDFSAATDLTAVYDEFVADVRNADYEPVFEEYPVLLELLGVVADQWRGMVRRLDDRLAADRDLLSRTFGEGDDDGDDSDGEPLGRLRDVATFSDDPHGEGEIVLRLDFESRSVVYKPRSVGGEAAFGDLLDWTNRHADVPDLYAPTALDRGDYGWMEHVSHRPCDSAAAVGRYYERMGALTALAFLLGSTDLHHDNLVAMGEHPVIVDQETVLSPRVGSSNKPVSPAMDSLLGESVLNTVLIPFTGETGGPEDDQTTGGLTDLADEQRREKRPNFHHPNTDAMELTFDKPYRPGGRNLPRFDGEVRGVSSNLAELKRGFRAVTDAILADRERFLAPDGPLAAFEECPIRYLPRPTSHYASKLSESLYSSQLRSGTARSLALESLYAIFVPRADDEANLWKLVSTEKDAVRRLTIPRFTVPATGRELRDGRGNPQGVTVAESPLDHARRRVSELDDHRVETQLRLVDLAFTGATVSDPVAAPDDDENSIVAADSPREVVSNVVARIDDATTRYPDGSLRWAELARSSPTGQFSVREPTLDLYRGHVGVGLFLAAVAAVRDDDDLADRSRRILRPVRSAVEESGDGTDGSDDDAEEVARLGLGGMDGRGSVAYGLLVAGDLLDDDDLVASARTAAGLTTREEIADDRTLDVMAGSAGELLAQLAVHERTGDEAALDRARWCGDHLLDAAVETDAGYRVPTAGDGDDADRRFAFAHGVGGVGYALVKLAEVTGEETYAEVGRDALALDAELWRRDGNRAGSDENATIWGWCNGAVGVGTGRVAVADAMADEDGAVGEEDAVGEGGAVGDLGDLSVVREDLRPDPSREDSLCCGSAGRALFLLDAGEVVGDSSLAARGEALFRRTLDRGQREGRLRLSNHLPMLPRLGLFTGIAGVGYVALQLEAREADVDVRLPNVTRLE; translated from the coding sequence ATGCGCCCGACGCTCCTCGCCGACTGTGCGGCCCGGTCGCGGCCGCTGACCGCGACGCTCGACCCGACCACCGATGGCTCGCTCCCGCCGGAGTTCGACCCCGACGACCTCCTCGCGACGTGGCGCGACATCTTCGACGGGGACGACGAGTTTCGGGAACGACTCGACCTCGCCGACGAGAGCGTCGAGAGCGTCGAGAGTGTCCGCGAGCATCTTCGTGACGCTGGCTCGGGTTCCGGGACGCCCGACTCCGACGACTCGATTCCCGCGGCGCTCCGGACCGCCGAGGAGGTCGCGGACCGTGCGGTCGAACTCGACGCCGAGGCGGTCCGACCGCTCCGCGAGCGCCACGCCGACGCGCCGTTCGTGGACCTCCTCGGGCCGCTGGCCGCCGCGGTGTGCGAGTCGGTGTCGCTCGACGCCGACCACGACCCCGCGGCCGTCGAGTCGCTGGAAGATTGGCTGTTCGAGCGACTGACGACCACGTTCCAGCATCCCCTGTTCATCCTGTTCAAAACTCACCAACAGCGCGAGTACCCCGACACCGACTTCTCGGCGGCGACCGATTTGACCGCGGTCTACGACGAGTTCGTCGCCGACGTTCGGAACGCCGACTACGAACCCGTCTTCGAGGAGTACCCCGTCCTGCTGGAACTGCTCGGGGTCGTCGCCGACCAGTGGCGCGGGATGGTCCGCCGACTCGACGACCGACTCGCGGCCGACCGGGACCTCCTCTCGCGGACGTTCGGCGAGGGCGACGACGATGGCGACGACAGCGACGGCGAACCACTCGGCCGACTGCGCGACGTGGCGACCTTCTCGGACGACCCCCACGGCGAGGGCGAAATCGTCCTCCGACTCGACTTCGAGTCCCGCTCGGTCGTCTACAAGCCCCGGTCGGTCGGCGGCGAGGCGGCCTTCGGCGACCTCCTCGACTGGACGAACCGCCACGCCGACGTTCCGGACCTGTACGCGCCGACCGCGCTCGACCGGGGTGACTACGGCTGGATGGAACACGTCTCCCACCGCCCCTGCGACTCGGCGGCCGCGGTCGGCCGATACTACGAGCGGATGGGCGCGCTGACCGCGCTGGCGTTTCTCCTCGGTTCGACCGACCTGCACCACGACAACCTCGTGGCGATGGGCGAACACCCCGTCATCGTGGACCAAGAGACCGTCCTCTCCCCGCGAGTCGGCTCCTCGAACAAGCCGGTCTCGCCCGCGATGGACTCGCTGTTGGGCGAGTCGGTGCTGAACACCGTCCTCATTCCCTTCACCGGCGAGACTGGCGGCCCGGAGGACGACCAGACGACCGGCGGGCTGACCGACCTCGCCGACGAACAGCGCCGGGAGAAGCGGCCGAACTTCCATCACCCAAACACCGACGCGATGGAGTTGACTTTCGACAAGCCCTACCGACCCGGCGGCCGGAACCTCCCGCGGTTCGACGGCGAGGTCAGAGGAGTCTCCTCGAATCTCGCCGAACTGAAGCGGGGGTTCCGGGCGGTGACCGACGCGATACTCGCCGACCGCGAACGGTTCCTCGCTCCGGACGGACCGCTCGCCGCCTTCGAGGAGTGCCCGATACGCTACCTGCCGCGGCCGACCAGCCACTACGCCTCGAAGCTCTCGGAGAGCCTCTACTCGTCGCAGTTGCGCTCGGGGACCGCCCGGTCGCTCGCGCTGGAGTCGCTGTACGCGATATTCGTCCCGCGCGCCGACGACGAGGCCAATCTCTGGAAGCTCGTCTCGACCGAGAAAGACGCCGTCCGGCGGCTCACGATTCCGCGGTTCACGGTTCCGGCGACCGGCCGCGAACTGCGCGACGGGCGCGGGAACCCGCAGGGCGTGACCGTCGCGGAGTCGCCGCTCGACCACGCTCGCCGCCGCGTCTCGGAGTTGGACGACCACCGCGTCGAAACTCAGCTTCGACTCGTGGACCTCGCGTTCACCGGGGCGACGGTCTCGGACCCCGTGGCCGCGCCCGACGACGACGAGAACTCGATAGTCGCCGCGGACTCGCCCCGAGAGGTCGTCTCGAACGTCGTGGCCCGGATAGACGACGCGACCACGCGCTACCCCGACGGGAGCCTCCGGTGGGCGGAGCTGGCGCGGTCGTCGCCGACCGGTCAGTTCAGCGTCCGGGAACCGACGCTCGACCTCTATCGGGGCCACGTCGGCGTCGGTCTCTTTCTCGCGGCGGTCGCCGCGGTCCGCGACGACGACGACCTCGCCGACCGGAGTCGGCGAATCCTGCGACCGGTCCGGTCGGCGGTCGAGGAGAGCGGCGACGGGACGGACGGGAGCGACGACGATGCCGAGGAGGTCGCCCGGTTGGGCCTCGGCGGGATGGACGGCCGGGGGTCGGTCGCCTACGGTCTCCTCGTCGCGGGCGACCTGCTGGACGACGACGACCTCGTGGCGAGCGCCCGGACTGCCGCGGGGCTGACGACCCGCGAGGAGATAGCCGACGACCGAACGCTCGACGTGATGGCCGGGTCCGCGGGCGAACTGCTGGCGCAGTTGGCGGTCCACGAGCGAACCGGCGACGAGGCCGCCCTCGACCGCGCGCGGTGGTGTGGCGACCACCTGCTGGACGCCGCCGTCGAGACCGACGCGGGCTACCGCGTGCCGACTGCCGGGGACGGCGACGACGCCGACCGTCGGTTCGCCTTCGCGCACGGCGTCGGCGGCGTCGGCTACGCGCTCGTGAAACTCGCAGAAGTCACCGGCGAGGAGACCTACGCCGAGGTCGGACGCGACGCGCTCGCACTCGACGCCGAGTTGTGGCGACGCGACGGGAATCGCGCCGGGAGCGACGAGAATGCGACGATTTGGGGCTGGTGCAACGGCGCGGTCGGCGTCGGTACCGGTCGCGTGGCAGTGGCCGACGCGATGGCCGACGAGGACGGTGCTGTCGGCGAGGAGGACGCGGTTGGCGAAGGGGGCGCGGTCGGCGACTTGGGAGACCTCTCGGTCGTCCGCGAGGACCTGCGACCCGACCCGAGCCGCGAGGACTCGCTGTGCTGTGGGTCGGCGGGTCGGGCGCTGTTCCTGCTGGACGCGGGCGAGGTAGTCGGCGACTCGTCGCTCGCGGCCCGCGGCGAAGCCCTGTTCCGGCGGACCTTGGACCGCGGCCAGCGCGAGGGTCGGCTCCGACTGTCGAACCACCTGCCGATGCTCCCCCGCCTCGGACTGTTCACGGGTATCGCGGGCGTCGGCTACGTCGCGCTTCAGTTGGAAGCGCGCGAGGCGGACGTAGACGTGCGACTGCCGAACGTGACGCGACTGGAGTGA
- a CDS encoding PadR family transcriptional regulator: protein MHDLTGFQRDLLYVIAGLDEPHGLAIKDELESYYEKEIHHGRLYPNLDTLVDKGFVEKGQRDRRTNFYALNNRGERELDARREWEGKYLTDELEAVQ from the coding sequence ATGCACGATTTGACCGGATTCCAGCGCGACCTCCTGTACGTCATCGCCGGATTGGACGAACCGCACGGCCTCGCCATCAAGGACGAACTCGAATCGTACTACGAGAAAGAGATACATCACGGCCGCCTCTACCCGAACCTCGATACGCTCGTGGACAAGGGGTTCGTCGAGAAGGGCCAGCGCGACCGCCGAACGAACTTCTACGCGCTGAACAACCGCGGCGAGCGAGAACTCGACGCCCGCCGCGAGTGGGAAGGCAAGTACCTGACCGACGAGTTGGAAGCGGTTCAGTAG
- a CDS encoding ABC transporter permease encodes MSWLVVARKDFEDAVRSRLLWAITAIFLLFTAGAVYVRKAVLPDAPGLPSATQFLTAPSSLVIPLAALVVAYLAIAGERESGSIKILLGLPHSRADVVLGKLIGRTAVVTAGIVVAFAGAAVTLLALFGELPVVDFALLTLVTVLFGLTYVGIAIGASSFAATRSRAMALAISAFFLFQVLWDIVPFGVYYLVEGSLPNPTSALPAWYYFAQIVNPNTAYTRAAEIVFSGVGPYVPAETLAGSGTPFYVQNWFGLVVLLVWLVVPVALGYWQFQRADIG; translated from the coding sequence ATGAGTTGGCTCGTCGTCGCTCGGAAGGACTTCGAGGACGCGGTGCGCTCGCGGCTGCTGTGGGCCATCACCGCCATCTTCCTGCTGTTCACCGCGGGCGCGGTGTACGTCCGGAAGGCAGTCCTCCCGGACGCGCCCGGTCTCCCGAGCGCCACGCAGTTCCTGACCGCGCCGTCGTCGCTCGTCATCCCGCTGGCCGCGCTCGTCGTGGCCTACCTCGCCATCGCGGGCGAGCGCGAGTCGGGGAGCATCAAGATTCTGCTGGGCCTGCCCCACAGCCGCGCCGACGTGGTGTTGGGCAAGCTAATCGGCCGGACCGCGGTCGTCACCGCGGGCATCGTCGTCGCGTTCGCGGGCGCGGCCGTCACCCTGCTGGCGCTGTTCGGCGAGTTGCCGGTCGTGGACTTCGCGCTGTTGACCCTCGTCACCGTCCTGTTCGGACTCACCTACGTCGGCATCGCCATCGGAGCCTCGTCGTTCGCGGCCACTCGCTCGCGGGCGATGGCGCTTGCCATCAGCGCGTTCTTCCTGTTTCAGGTCCTCTGGGACATCGTACCCTTCGGCGTCTACTATCTCGTCGAGGGGAGCCTCCCGAACCCGACGAGCGCGCTTCCCGCGTGGTACTACTTCGCCCAAATCGTCAACCCGAACACCGCCTACACTCGCGCGGCCGAAATCGTGTTCTCGGGCGTCGGGCCGTACGTCCCGGCGGAGACGCTGGCCGGGTCCGGAACCCCCTTCTACGTCCAGAACTGGTTCGGACTCGTGGTGTTGCTCGTCTGGCTGGTCGTCCCGGTCGCGCTCGGCTACTGGCAGTTCCAGCGAGCAGATATCGGATAG
- a CDS encoding hydantoinase/oxoprolinase family protein, giving the protein MTDRIRVGADVGGTFTDVALLTADERLVTAKVPSTDDQSEGVLDGIRKACETADLDPAAIDDFSHAMTVSTNALLESDGARTALVTTEGFRDVLEIGRQDRPALYDLDAEKPDPLVPRRRRFEVEERATPEGIDRVPDPQDVRDLADRIRETDAESVAVSLLHAYADPGNEETVARILRDELDAPVSASHELLAAFREYERTATTVVDAYVTPKIDAYLGRLVERAESAGLPAPLVMQSNGGIADAATVREHAVTTCLSGPAAGVVGADVTARRAAARDDSADATSEGAADSSGLVTFDMGGTSSDVSLVRDGEVERTTEAKIADRPVGVPMVDVTTVGAGGGSVAWVDAGGALRVGPRSAGATPGPACYGKGGTEPTVTDANAVLGYLGGDTALGGELSLHLDAAREALADLADEADLSGPVEAARGVYRVANANMTRAVRAVTVERGHDPRNFALAAFGGAGPMHAAALADRLDVGRVVVPRACGVLSAFGLLAADETRDAVRTYRTPLADADSESIEEVLGELADEARADLRNPDAAAIAREADLRYAGQSFELSVAVGDEFDPAGMAERFHDVHAASSGYRMDEEVELVGLRVQATVARETPAVAYESAGEARVGEREATFGGEVRETPVFRREALAAGRELAGPAICEQDDSTVVVPPEWRAEVQADGTLVLEREGEK; this is encoded by the coding sequence GTGACCGACCGAATCCGCGTCGGCGCGGACGTGGGCGGCACCTTCACCGACGTTGCGTTGTTGACCGCCGACGAGCGCCTCGTCACCGCGAAAGTCCCCTCGACCGACGACCAGAGCGAGGGCGTCCTCGACGGCATCCGGAAGGCCTGCGAGACGGCCGACCTCGACCCCGCCGCCATCGACGACTTCTCGCACGCGATGACGGTCTCGACCAACGCGCTGCTGGAGTCCGACGGCGCGCGGACCGCGCTCGTCACGACCGAGGGATTCCGCGATGTGCTGGAAATCGGCCGACAGGACCGCCCCGCCCTCTACGATTTGGACGCCGAGAAGCCCGACCCGCTGGTCCCGCGCCGCCGACGCTTCGAGGTCGAGGAGCGCGCGACGCCCGAGGGAATCGACCGCGTTCCCGACCCGCAGGACGTGCGCGACCTCGCGGACCGAATCCGCGAGACCGACGCCGAGAGCGTCGCGGTCTCCCTGCTCCACGCCTACGCCGACCCCGGCAACGAGGAGACCGTCGCCCGAATCCTGCGCGACGAGTTGGACGCGCCGGTCTCGGCCTCCCACGAACTCCTCGCGGCGTTCCGGGAGTACGAGCGCACCGCGACGACCGTCGTGGACGCCTACGTGACGCCGAAAATCGACGCCTACCTCGGTCGATTGGTCGAGCGCGCCGAGTCGGCGGGTCTCCCCGCACCGCTCGTGATGCAGTCGAACGGCGGCATCGCCGACGCCGCGACCGTCCGCGAACACGCCGTGACGACCTGTCTGTCGGGTCCCGCCGCGGGCGTGGTTGGCGCGGACGTAACCGCGAGGCGAGCGGCCGCGAGAGACGACAGTGCGGACGCCACGTCAGAAGGAGCGGCGGACTCGTCGGGCCTCGTCACGTTCGACATGGGCGGGACCTCCAGCGACGTGAGCCTCGTCCGTGACGGCGAGGTTGAGCGCACGACCGAGGCGAAAATCGCCGACCGGCCGGTCGGCGTCCCGATGGTGGACGTGACGACCGTCGGCGCGGGCGGCGGGAGCGTCGCGTGGGTGGATGCGGGCGGCGCGCTCCGCGTGGGGCCACGGTCTGCGGGCGCGACCCCCGGTCCGGCCTGCTACGGGAAGGGCGGGACCGAACCGACCGTCACCGACGCGAACGCGGTGTTGGGGTATCTCGGCGGCGACACCGCGCTCGGTGGCGAACTCTCCCTACACCTCGACGCGGCGCGCGAGGCGCTGGCGGACCTCGCCGACGAGGCCGACCTGTCGGGACCGGTCGAGGCGGCCCGCGGCGTCTACCGCGTGGCGAACGCCAACATGACCCGTGCGGTCCGGGCGGTCACGGTCGAGCGCGGCCACGACCCGCGTAACTTCGCGCTGGCGGCGTTCGGCGGCGCGGGACCGATGCACGCCGCGGCGCTGGCCGACCGCCTCGACGTGGGCCGGGTCGTGGTGCCGCGGGCCTGCGGCGTCCTCTCGGCGTTCGGCCTGCTGGCGGCCGACGAGACCCGCGACGCGGTTCGAACCTACCGGACGCCGCTCGCCGACGCCGATTCCGAGAGCATCGAGGAGGTCCTCGGGGAACTCGCCGACGAGGCCCGCGCGGACCTGCGGAACCCCGACGCCGCCGCAATCGCCCGAGAGGCCGACCTCCGGTACGCGGGCCAGAGCTTCGAGCTATCGGTGGCGGTCGGCGACGAGTTCGACCCGGCGGGGATGGCCGAGCGGTTCCACGACGTTCACGCGGCCTCCTCGGGCTACCGGATGGACGAGGAGGTCGAACTCGTCGGCCTCCGGGTGCAAGCCACCGTCGCGCGCGAGACGCCCGCGGTGGCCTACGAGAGCGCGGGCGAGGCGCGCGTCGGCGAGCGCGAGGCGACCTTCGGGGGAGAGGTCCGCGAGACGCCCGTCTTCCGCCGGGAGGCGCTCGCGGCCGGGCGCGAACTCGCGGGACCCGCAATCTGCGAACAGGACGACAGTACTGTGGTCGTGCCGCCGGAGTGGCGCGCCGAGGTACAGGCCGATGGGACGCTGGTGCTGGAACGGGAGGGCGAAAAATGA
- a CDS encoding ArsR/SmtB family transcription factor has translation MEKVLWYVLAGTRGGVNRARLLRAIDERPRNPNQLAEELDLNYDTIRHHLDVLVENDLVESSGDDYGAVYLPSEATRDHWDTVEDIITQLE, from the coding sequence ATGGAGAAGGTCCTCTGGTACGTGCTGGCGGGGACTCGCGGGGGCGTCAACCGCGCGCGGCTCCTCCGGGCGATAGACGAGCGTCCCCGGAACCCCAACCAGCTCGCAGAGGAACTGGACCTCAACTACGACACGATTCGACACCACCTCGACGTGCTGGTCGAGAACGACCTCGTGGAGTCCAGCGGCGACGACTACGGCGCGGTCTACCTCCCCTCGGAGGCGACCCGCGACCACTGGGACACCGTCGAGGACATCATCACCCAACTCGAATGA
- a CDS encoding ABC transporter ATP-binding protein gives MPAIETEGLTKRFGSVVAVEELNLTVEEGEVFGFLGPNGAGKSTTINVLLDYIRPTEGTATVLGHDAQDETRQIHERIGILPEGFDLYDRLTGRKHIEFAVDSKGTDDDPAEILDRVGLEPEAADRKAGGYSTGMSQRLALGMALVGDPDLLILDEPSSGLDPNGARQMRELVRDEASRGTTIFFSSHILGQVEAVCDRVGIMNDGRLVAEDTIEGLRESVGSGSTLELTVDRVPDDLDLGGIEAVNDVTASGTSIRVTVSDSSAKSAIINRVEEQGATVTDISTAQASLEDLFAAYTTEEATA, from the coding sequence ATGCCAGCAATCGAGACCGAAGGGCTGACCAAGCGCTTCGGGAGCGTCGTCGCGGTCGAGGAGTTGAACCTCACCGTCGAGGAGGGCGAGGTGTTCGGCTTCCTCGGCCCGAACGGTGCGGGCAAGTCCACGACCATCAACGTCCTCCTCGACTACATCAGGCCGACGGAGGGCACCGCGACCGTCTTGGGCCACGACGCCCAAGACGAGACCCGCCAGATTCACGAGCGAATCGGCATCCTTCCGGAGGGGTTCGACCTCTACGACCGCCTCACGGGGCGCAAGCACATCGAGTTCGCGGTGGACTCGAAGGGGACCGACGACGACCCCGCCGAGATTCTCGACCGCGTGGGACTCGAACCGGAGGCCGCCGACCGCAAGGCCGGAGGCTACTCGACCGGGATGAGCCAGCGACTCGCGCTGGGGATGGCGCTGGTCGGGGACCCCGACCTGCTGATTCTGGACGAACCGTCGTCGGGTCTGGACCCCAACGGCGCGCGCCAGATGCGCGAGTTGGTCCGCGACGAGGCGTCGCGCGGGACGACCATCTTCTTCTCCAGCCACATCCTCGGGCAGGTCGAGGCGGTCTGTGACCGTGTGGGCATCATGAACGACGGTCGCCTCGTCGCTGAGGACACCATCGAGGGCCTGCGGGAGTCGGTCGGGTCGGGTTCGACGCTCGAACTCACGGTGGACCGCGTGCCCGACGACCTCGACCTCGGCGGCATCGAGGCGGTCAACGACGTGACCGCCAGCGGGACCTCGATTCGCGTGACGGTCTCGGATTCGAGCGCCAAGTCCGCAATCATCAACCGCGTCGAGGAGCAGGGCGCAACCGTCACCGACATCTCGACCGCGCAGGCCTCGCTAGAGGACCTGTTCGCGGCCTACACAACCGAGGAGGCGACGGCATGA
- a CDS encoding ferritin-like domain-containing protein, with translation MTRNDPTSADDSSDTDSTRSRRAFLGGASALGAVALAGCTGGGDDTGSETTATETMTEMMTTTAEETTTDETTTEAPTDPDVPVLNYALTLEHLENAFYREGLNEFADDELMGADALSSFGEEVRMDVPAYLQTVGDHEAAHVEAITATVEELGGDPVPEGEYDFGYETPSEFLATAKALENTGVAAYAGAAPKVVSNDVLAAAAGIHSVEARHASFLNFVNSDSPYPNAVDEAKSVEKVLEIAGQFVTSEVDPSVYETNPPEERATPDRKADDDTSDVDVLNYALTLEHLENAFYREGMEEFSDDELMGADALSSFADDVRMKVPGHLQTVGDHEAAHVDALAATVEKLGGTPVEEAEYDFGYETPSEFLGVAKALENTGVAAYKGAAPTVSNDEVFSAAIGIHSVEARHASFLNELNLSSPFPKAVDEPKTMAEVKEIAGQFIVQQ, from the coding sequence ATGACCCGAAACGACCCGACCTCGGCCGACGACTCGTCCGACACCGACTCGACTCGCTCGCGGCGCGCGTTCCTCGGAGGAGCCTCCGCGCTCGGCGCAGTCGCGCTCGCTGGCTGTACCGGCGGCGGCGACGACACCGGAAGCGAGACGACCGCAACCGAGACGATGACCGAAATGATGACGACCACCGCCGAGGAGACGACGACCGACGAGACCACCACCGAGGCACCGACCGACCCCGACGTGCCCGTCCTGAACTACGCGCTGACGCTCGAACACCTCGAAAACGCCTTCTACCGCGAGGGCCTGAACGAGTTCGCCGACGACGAACTGATGGGTGCCGACGCCCTCTCGTCGTTCGGCGAGGAGGTCCGGATGGACGTGCCCGCGTACCTGCAGACGGTCGGCGACCACGAGGCCGCCCACGTCGAGGCCATCACCGCCACCGTCGAGGAGTTGGGCGGCGACCCCGTGCCGGAAGGCGAGTACGACTTCGGCTACGAGACGCCCTCCGAGTTCCTCGCGACCGCGAAGGCCCTCGAAAACACCGGCGTCGCGGCGTACGCTGGCGCGGCCCCGAAAGTCGTGAGCAACGACGTGCTGGCGGCGGCCGCGGGCATCCACAGCGTCGAGGCCCGCCACGCCAGTTTCCTGAACTTCGTGAACTCGGACTCCCCGTACCCGAACGCGGTGGACGAGGCCAAGTCGGTCGAGAAGGTCCTCGAAATCGCGGGCCAGTTCGTCACCAGCGAGGTGGACCCGAGCGTCTACGAGACGAACCCGCCCGAGGAGCGCGCGACGCCCGACCGGAAGGCCGACGACGACACCAGCGACGTGGACGTGCTGAACTACGCGCTGACGCTCGAACACCTCGAAAACGCCTTCTACCGCGAGGGGATGGAGGAGTTCAGCGACGACGAACTGATGGGTGCCGACGCCCTCTCGTCGTTCGCCGACGACGTGCGGATGAAGGTGCCCGGTCACTTGCAGACCGTCGGCGACCACGAAGCGGCCCACGTCGACGCGCTCGCCGCGACCGTCGAGAAGTTGGGCGGCACCCCGGTCGAGGAGGCCGAGTACGACTTCGGCTACGAGACGCCCTCCGAATTCCTCGGGGTCGCCAAGGCCCTCGAAAACACCGGCGTCGCCGCGTACAAGGGTGCCGCGCCGACCGTCTCGAACGACGAGGTGTTCTCGGCCGCCATCGGCATCCACAGCGTCGAGGCCCGCCACGCCAGCTTCCTGAACGAGTTGAACCTCTCGTCGCCGTTCCCGAAGGCCGTGGACGAACCGAAGACGATGGCCGAAGTGAAGGAAATCGCCGGACAGTTCATCGTCCAACAGTAG
- a CDS encoding hydantoinase B/oxoprolinase family protein — MTDTDDTDTTDDADTTDDADIDSVELEILRNQLESVAEEMGRVLIRGAYSPNIKERRDCSTALFDAAGRMVAQAEHIPVHLGAMPEAVEAVLDRDPEPGDTFVVNDPFAGGTHLPDVTLVSPLAPDESDGEIVGYAVSRAHHADVGGMSPGSMPAGAREIYQEGLRLPPVRLVAGGEVVEDVRDLLLANVRTPDERRADLRAQLAANDRAEERVGELLADHGDRLLAAFDAVRDYSRERVETELRALPDGRYSATDFLEGDGVSDEDVPVEVTVEIDGASLSVDFAGTADQVAGNLNAPLAVAKSAVYFVVRSVTDPEIPPNHGCYAPVSVSAPEGCLLNPSAPAAVVGGNVETSQRVTDAVFRALAEAVPDRVPAEGQGTMNNLIVGSRSGNFTYYETIGGGSGARPSKDGMDGVQVGMTNTLNTPVEALEAEYPLRVERYALRSDSGGDGRHRGGLGLERSVTVEEAATVSLLTERRRHAPQGRAGGEEGALGANLLGGERVGAKTTREVEAGTTVTVLTPGGGGYGDPSERDSDARKRDREDEKVGDRE; from the coding sequence ATGACCGATACCGACGATACTGACACCACCGACGACGCCGACACCACCGACGACGCCGACATCGACTCCGTGGAACTCGAAATACTCCGGAATCAGTTGGAGAGCGTCGCCGAGGAGATGGGCCGCGTCCTGATTCGTGGCGCGTACTCGCCGAACATCAAGGAGCGCCGGGACTGCTCGACCGCGCTGTTCGACGCCGCGGGCCGGATGGTCGCGCAGGCCGAACACATCCCGGTCCATCTCGGCGCGATGCCCGAGGCGGTCGAAGCCGTGCTGGACCGCGACCCCGAACCCGGCGACACCTTCGTCGTCAACGACCCCTTCGCTGGCGGGACCCACCTGCCCGACGTGACGCTGGTGTCGCCGCTCGCGCCCGACGAATCCGACGGCGAAATCGTCGGCTACGCGGTCTCGCGCGCCCACCACGCCGACGTGGGCGGGATGAGTCCCGGAAGCATGCCCGCCGGTGCGCGAGAGATTTATCAGGAAGGTCTGCGCCTCCCGCCGGTCCGCCTCGTCGCGGGCGGCGAGGTCGTCGAGGACGTGCGCGACCTCCTGCTGGCGAACGTCCGGACGCCTGACGAGCGCCGCGCGGACCTGCGCGCCCAACTGGCGGCTAACGACCGCGCCGAGGAGCGCGTCGGCGAACTGCTGGCCGACCACGGCGACCGCCTGCTGGCGGCGTTCGACGCGGTGAGAGACTACTCCCGCGAGCGCGTCGAGACCGAACTCCGAGCCCTGCCGGACGGCCGGTACTCGGCGACCGATTTCTTGGAGGGCGACGGCGTGAGCGACGAGGACGTGCCCGTCGAGGTGACGGTCGAAATAGACGGAGCCTCACTATCTGTCGATTTCGCGGGCACTGCCGACCAAGTGGCGGGCAATCTCAACGCGCCGCTGGCGGTCGCCAAGAGCGCGGTCTACTTCGTCGTCCGGTCGGTCACGGACCCGGAGATTCCGCCGAATCACGGGTGCTACGCGCCGGTGTCGGTCAGCGCGCCGGAGGGGTGTCTGCTGAACCCGTCCGCGCCCGCCGCGGTGGTCGGCGGCAACGTCGAGACCAGCCAGCGCGTGACCGACGCGGTGTTCCGCGCGCTCGCCGAGGCGGTGCCCGACCGCGTGCCAGCGGAGGGACAGGGCACGATGAACAACCTCATCGTTGGTAGTCGGTCCGGCAACTTCACGTACTACGAGACCATCGGCGGCGGGTCCGGCGCGCGCCCGAGCAAGGACGGCATGGACGGCGTGCAGGTCGGGATGACCAACACGCTGAACACGCCGGTCGAGGCGCTGGAAGCGGAGTATCCGCTCCGAGTCGAACGCTACGCGCTCCGGTCCGACAGCGGCGGCGACGGCCGCCACCGCGGCGGACTGGGACTGGAACGCTCGGTCACGGTCGAGGAGGCCGCCACCGTCTCGCTCCTGACCGAACGCCGCCGTCACGCGCCCCAAGGTCGGGCGGGCGGCGAGGAGGGCGCGCTCGGGGCGAACCTCCTCGGCGGCGAGCGCGTCGGCGCGAAGACGACCCGCGAGGTCGAGGCCGGGACGACCGTGACGGTGCTGACGCCGGGCGGTGGCGGCTACGGCGACCCGAGCGAGCGCGATTCGGACGCGAGAAAGCGCGACCGCGAGGACGAGAAGGTCGGCGACCGCGAGTAG